A section of the Paenibacillus yonginensis genome encodes:
- a CDS encoding ABC transporter permease produces MRQYIIRRLLQLIPTLIGISIIVFAISAMVPGDFITAKNNPNMTAEKAEDLRHIYGLDKPEYQRYFIWAGNMLKGNMGDSLQHKMPVTSVINTYVWNSFIIAFATLILSWIIAVITGVFSAKFQYSFFDRIVTLVVFLCMSLPSFFIGLLLIKLLALDWKLFPVAGMTTAGLNASGWAYIKDVAYHMFLPTVVLTMLSTGSLTRYFRAGMLEVIRQDYIRTARAKGLKEVTVIFKHALRNALLPAITLLGFELPALFSGAMILEKVFVWPGIGQVYLESINMRDYPFMLGFTIFLAVLTLLGNLLADVLYGIADPRIRLK; encoded by the coding sequence ATGAGGCAGTATATCATCCGGCGTCTTCTGCAGTTGATTCCTACGCTGATTGGGATCTCGATTATTGTGTTTGCGATTTCGGCAATGGTTCCGGGGGATTTCATTACGGCGAAGAACAATCCGAATATGACCGCAGAGAAAGCAGAGGATCTCAGACACATTTATGGTCTGGATAAACCGGAATACCAACGATATTTTATTTGGGCAGGCAACATGCTTAAAGGAAATATGGGGGACTCTCTGCAGCATAAGATGCCTGTAACCTCGGTCATCAATACTTATGTCTGGAATTCCTTTATTATTGCTTTCGCAACCTTGATCTTAAGCTGGATTATTGCAGTGATAACCGGGGTATTCTCGGCCAAATTCCAATATTCCTTTTTTGATAGGATAGTCACGTTAGTAGTCTTCTTATGTATGTCACTACCGTCGTTTTTTATAGGCCTTTTATTAATTAAACTATTAGCACTGGATTGGAAGTTGTTCCCGGTCGCGGGGATGACGACAGCCGGGCTGAATGCTAGCGGATGGGCTTATATCAAAGATGTAGCTTATCATATGTTCCTGCCGACAGTTGTATTAACGATGCTTAGTACAGGCAGCCTTACCCGATATTTCCGGGCAGGCATGCTTGAGGTAATCCGTCAGGATTATATCCGGACAGCACGAGCAAAAGGACTTAAAGAGGTTACGGTTATCTTCAAACATGCACTTCGAAATGCGTTGCTGCCAGCGATTACATTGCTTGGCTTTGAATTGCCGGCTTTGTTCAGCGGGGCGATGATTCTGGAGAAGGTCTTTGTTTGGCCGGGTATCGGGCAAGTCTATCTGGAATCTATTAATATGCGGGATTATCCGTTTATGTTAGGTTTTACGATATTTTTGGCTGTATTAACACTCCTGGGTAATCTGCTCGCCGATGTTCTCTACGGAATTGCAGATCCAAGAATTCGCTTAAAGTAG
- a CDS encoding ABC transporter substrate-binding protein — translation MTKKWSLLVGLVLATSMVLSACGGGNNTAAPSNAPASANASNAGESTDASASSDTNDAAGNANGIIKATDMSLLPANAAARKDTLVVGMTAPQGIFNPLFSSTVYDNYVNDVIFDTFITVKADGSYENSLADSVEMTNDNKTYTYHLKQGVKYTDGTPVTVKDYYFALKVLLDPTYDGESDLTLANIVGTKEYKEGSATEISGVKIIDDNTIQIDVTDYDALTQVYLGTIPFISEAYYGKGFKKGSLDSIKSLNAKPLGSGPYVLSNYKAGQEVDFTANADYFKGAPKIPNLIYRVTTEGTNLALIQSGETDMDNITVSPDNIEELKAMGFVDVNILPNNGYGFIGMNLKEDKFADQKVRQALTYGLNRKDIVESVYGDYANVIDIPESKVSWAYTDEGITHYDFDPEKAKQLLDEAGWKVGSDGIREKDGKKFEINFSATADNPVVDALLPIMTQNYKDLGINLKAETLDFNAIMDKADKGDFDMYFAAWGLTPDPDNTVYITNGAQNRFGYSNATVDKLMAKGRKELDLEERKKIYKQMYQELNKDVPAILMYQRTNMYGISGRVSGFDLSPYKDFDLSLYQAELQQ, via the coding sequence ATGACAAAGAAATGGAGCTTACTAGTTGGTCTGGTATTAGCAACATCGATGGTGCTCTCGGCATGCGGCGGAGGCAATAACACTGCAGCTCCGAGCAACGCACCGGCTTCGGCAAATGCAAGCAATGCAGGGGAAAGCACAGATGCAAGCGCAAGCAGCGATACTAACGATGCTGCTGGCAATGCGAACGGTATTATCAAAGCTACCGATATGTCGCTGCTTCCAGCTAATGCGGCAGCCCGCAAAGACACGTTGGTTGTAGGGATGACGGCTCCACAAGGGATCTTCAACCCACTCTTCTCTTCCACGGTTTATGACAACTACGTAAATGACGTAATTTTCGATACGTTCATTACAGTGAAAGCAGACGGCAGCTACGAGAACAGCTTGGCTGACTCTGTAGAAATGACTAATGATAATAAAACTTACACGTATCATTTGAAACAAGGTGTGAAGTATACGGACGGCACACCTGTAACCGTTAAAGACTACTATTTTGCATTGAAAGTCCTCCTGGATCCTACCTATGACGGCGAATCGGATCTGACACTGGCTAACATTGTGGGAACCAAAGAATATAAAGAAGGCTCCGCTACAGAGATCTCTGGCGTGAAAATTATCGACGATAACACGATTCAAATCGATGTAACCGATTATGACGCCTTGACGCAAGTATATCTGGGTACAATTCCTTTCATTTCTGAAGCTTATTATGGCAAAGGCTTCAAGAAAGGCAGCCTGGATTCCATTAAATCCTTGAACGCGAAACCACTTGGCAGCGGCCCATACGTATTGAGCAACTACAAAGCAGGCCAAGAAGTTGACTTTACAGCTAACGCTGATTACTTCAAGGGCGCTCCAAAAATTCCGAACCTGATCTACAGAGTAACTACCGAAGGTACTAACCTTGCTTTGATTCAATCCGGTGAAACGGATATGGACAATATCACGGTATCCCCGGATAACATTGAAGAACTTAAAGCAATGGGCTTTGTAGATGTAAACATTCTGCCTAACAACGGCTACGGCTTCATTGGTATGAACCTTAAAGAAGACAAGTTCGCAGACCAAAAGGTTCGTCAAGCCTTGACTTACGGTTTGAACCGTAAAGATATCGTAGAAAGTGTCTACGGCGATTATGCGAATGTCATTGACATTCCCGAATCTAAAGTATCTTGGGCATATACAGATGAAGGGATCACTCACTACGACTTCGATCCAGAGAAAGCTAAACAGCTCTTGGATGAAGCGGGCTGGAAAGTAGGTTCCGACGGTATTCGTGAGAAAGACGGCAAGAAGTTTGAAATTAACTTTTCAGCTACCGCGGATAACCCGGTTGTAGATGCGCTGCTGCCAATCATGACTCAGAACTATAAAGACTTGGGCATTAATTTGAAAGCTGAAACGCTGGACTTCAATGCGATCATGGACAAAGCAGACAAAGGCGATTTCGATATGTACTTTGCAGCATGGGGCTTGACACCTGACCCAGACAATACCGTTTACATCACTAATGGTGCACAAAACCGCTTCGGCTACTCCAACGCTACTGTTGATAAACTGATGGCTAAAGGCAGAAAAGAACTGGATCTTGAAGAACGTAAAAAAATCTACAAACAAATGTACCAAGAGCTGAACAAAGATGTTCCAGCCATCCTGATGTATCAAAGAACCAACATGTATGGCATCAGCGGCCGTGTAAGCGGATTTGACCTTTCGCCGTATAAAGATTTCGATTTGAGCTTGTATCAAGCAGAGCTTCAACAATAA
- a CDS encoding LCP family protein yields the protein MAIALLVLIIAGGGAYVFREQLALAAFDLFLSGSVEKQLEKSYAPLESEAPTSIPVKIEKSAPFTALLLGVDQRDNEPARSDTIIYSVVRPEDSRVLLVSIPRDTYVNIIGKDKKDKINHAYAFGGEKMAKDTVQHFLGYPAEYYAAINFNGLKEVVDALGGVELPITKDIVNKQADHEKFTIKANQPIYGGVDALNYVRYREDSDFERTKRHQIFLNAFVNRVLNLNQVTKIPQLIDIMGKNFKTDMPPSMIIDLSKQLLTGEHPQMSSFTIMGEGRRIDNIFYDMVNEDDLAFAKQMIENWTNPDTSADELLLPEARPQD from the coding sequence CTGGCGATTGCGCTGCTGGTACTGATTATTGCGGGCGGCGGAGCTTATGTTTTTCGGGAGCAGCTTGCTTTGGCGGCTTTTGATTTGTTCTTGTCGGGAAGCGTGGAGAAGCAGTTGGAGAAATCTTATGCGCCGCTGGAGAGTGAGGCACCAACCTCAATTCCGGTTAAAATAGAAAAGAGCGCTCCTTTTACAGCGCTGCTGCTGGGAGTCGATCAAAGAGACAATGAGCCGGCCCGCTCGGATACAATTATTTATAGCGTGGTTAGACCCGAAGACTCCCGTGTCCTTCTTGTATCCATTCCCCGCGACACTTATGTGAATATTATCGGGAAAGACAAGAAAGATAAAATTAATCACGCTTACGCTTTTGGCGGCGAGAAGATGGCCAAGGATACGGTACAGCATTTTCTGGGGTACCCTGCCGAATATTATGCGGCCATTAACTTTAACGGGCTTAAAGAGGTGGTTGATGCTTTGGGCGGTGTTGAGCTGCCGATCACGAAAGATATCGTGAACAAACAAGCCGACCATGAGAAATTTACGATCAAAGCCAATCAGCCGATTTATGGCGGTGTGGATGCGCTGAACTATGTACGATACAGGGAAGACAGTGATTTCGAGCGGACTAAACGTCATCAGATCTTTCTGAACGCCTTTGTGAATCGGGTGCTGAATTTGAATCAGGTAACCAAAATCCCACAGCTTATTGATATTATGGGCAAGAACTTCAAGACGGATATGCCGCCTTCTATGATCATTGATTTATCCAAGCAGCTGCTTACGGGTGAGCACCCGCAGATGAGCAGCTTTACCATCATGGGCGAGGGCAGACGGATTGACAATATTTTTTATGATATGGTGAATGAGGACGATCTTGCTTTTGCCAAACAAATGATTGAGAATTGGACCAACCCGGATACGTCCGCAGATGAATTGCTGCTGCCGGAAGCCCGGCCCCAGGACTGA
- a CDS encoding ABC transporter ATP-binding protein, with the protein MAKQMVDTKTLVEFKNLKTHFHTSAGVVKAVDDVSFSIREGETLCVVGESGCGKSVTAMSLMRLIETPPGEIAGGEILFEGTDLLKLSKREMSRLRGNEIAMIFQEPMSSLNPVLTIGEQISEPLIMHMNMNRKEAKQRAIELITLVGIPRAEEIFHAYPHELSGGMRQRIMIAIALSCDPKLLIADEPTTALDVTIQAQILDLMRDIKSKVNTSIMLITHDLGVVAEMADFVVVMYAGKVIEEAPVIDLFKDPQHPYTKGLLKAKPVLNQKQERLYSIPGQVPNPVELGNNCHFHDRCEFCMEICKTKAPPLRTHGDSKHKTACWLYEEEGKVQ; encoded by the coding sequence ATGGCTAAACAAATGGTGGATACCAAGACACTCGTAGAATTCAAAAATTTGAAAACCCACTTCCATACATCGGCCGGGGTCGTGAAAGCGGTTGATGATGTAAGCTTTAGCATAAGAGAAGGCGAAACCCTTTGCGTCGTAGGGGAATCGGGCTGCGGTAAAAGCGTTACAGCGATGTCTCTGATGAGACTGATCGAAACGCCTCCGGGAGAAATTGCCGGCGGAGAAATTCTGTTTGAAGGCACTGATTTGCTAAAGCTCAGCAAAAGAGAAATGAGCCGGCTTCGCGGCAATGAGATCGCGATGATCTTCCAGGAGCCGATGTCTTCCCTGAACCCGGTATTAACCATCGGGGAACAAATCTCCGAACCCTTGATTATGCACATGAACATGAACCGCAAAGAGGCCAAGCAACGGGCGATCGAGCTTATTACGCTTGTAGGGATCCCGCGGGCGGAAGAAATTTTCCACGCGTATCCGCACGAGCTGAGTGGCGGCATGCGGCAGCGGATCATGATTGCGATTGCGCTGAGCTGTGATCCAAAGCTGCTGATTGCCGACGAACCGACAACCGCGCTGGATGTAACGATTCAAGCCCAGATTCTGGACTTGATGCGTGATATCAAATCCAAAGTCAACACGTCCATCATGCTGATTACGCATGATCTTGGGGTCGTAGCCGAGATGGCGGACTTTGTAGTTGTTATGTACGCCGGCAAAGTCATTGAGGAAGCGCCGGTTATCGATTTGTTTAAAGACCCTCAGCATCCTTACACTAAAGGTTTGCTGAAAGCCAAACCGGTTTTGAACCAGAAGCAGGAACGTCTGTATTCTATCCCGGGCCAGGTGCCAAATCCGGTTGAACTGGGCAACAACTGTCATTTCCATGACCGCTGCGAGTTCTGTATGGAAATCTGCAAAACAAAAGCGCCACCGCTTCGTACGCACGGCGACAGCAAACATAAAACAGCGTGCTGGCTGTATGAAGAGGAGGGAAAAGTACAATGA
- a CDS encoding ABC transporter ATP-binding protein has protein sequence MTEALVEVQNLKKYFPITGGVFSRTVGNVKAVDGVTFTINKGESFGLVGESGCGKSTIGRTLLRLNDKTEGKVLFKGQDIHELSKSELRAIRPKMQIVFQDPFSSLNPRIKIGEAIGEALLSHGLVDRKDLKDRVMETLKICGLATYHYNRYPHEFSGGQRQRIGIARALILNPEFIVADEPVSALDVSIQAQIINLLSDLQEEKQLTYLFISHDLSVVEHLCNRVGVMYLGSMVEMASKEELFGNPLHPYTKALMSAIPIPDPTLKRERIVLQGDLPSPANPPSGCKFHTRCPMATDLCKQQEPEYRDVGNQHFVACHYA, from the coding sequence ATGACAGAAGCTTTAGTTGAAGTCCAGAATCTTAAGAAGTACTTCCCGATCACCGGAGGCGTGTTCTCTCGTACAGTCGGAAATGTTAAGGCGGTTGACGGCGTTACCTTTACGATCAACAAAGGCGAATCCTTTGGCCTTGTAGGCGAGTCGGGCTGCGGAAAAAGCACGATTGGCCGTACGCTGCTCCGCTTGAATGACAAGACGGAAGGCAAGGTTTTATTTAAAGGTCAGGACATTCATGAATTGTCCAAATCCGAGCTCAGAGCTATACGTCCGAAGATGCAAATCGTGTTCCAGGATCCGTTCAGTTCCCTAAACCCAAGAATCAAAATCGGCGAGGCCATTGGGGAAGCACTGCTTAGTCATGGTTTGGTTGACCGCAAAGATTTGAAGGACCGTGTAATGGAAACTCTGAAAATTTGTGGTCTCGCGACTTATCATTACAATCGTTATCCGCATGAGTTCTCCGGCGGTCAGCGCCAGCGGATTGGAATTGCCCGCGCGCTGATCCTTAATCCTGAATTTATCGTGGCGGACGAACCGGTATCGGCGCTTGACGTATCTATTCAGGCTCAGATTATCAACCTTTTGTCCGATCTGCAGGAAGAGAAGCAGTTGACGTATTTGTTCATTTCCCACGATCTGAGCGTTGTTGAGCATTTGTGCAACCGCGTAGGGGTCATGTACCTCGGTTCAATGGTAGAAATGGCAAGCAAGGAAGAATTGTTTGGCAATCCGCTGCATCCTTATACCAAAGCGCTGATGTCGGCCATTCCGATTCCGGACCCGACTTTAAAGCGCGAACGCATCGTGCTTCAAGGCGATTTGCCAAGCCCCGCTAATCCGCCATCGGGCTGTAAGTTCCATACCCGCTGCCCAATGGCAACGGATCTGTGCAAGCAGCAGGAACCGGAGTATCGCGATGTGGGCAACCAGCACTTTGTGGCTTGTCACTACGCTTAA
- the opp4C gene encoding oligopeptide ABC transporter permease, whose amino-acid sequence MSLEATSVDMNTQVPAKPVKADSPWRIAVRRFIGNKLAFGGLIIVILMFLICFLGPLFSPYNLYDYKLTDKNLAPNAAHWFGTDKLGRDILLRTMLAGRISLTVGLVATIITVLVGATLGAVAGFYKGFVDTIIMRIADIFSSIPSVPILIIFGTVLSDLKVDPANRIYFLMLSIGILSWMGLARLVRGQILTLREQEFMLATDALGLKDNRKIFRHLLPNTIPIIIVSATLSVAGAILAESALSFLGIGVIPPTPSWGNMISAANNLIDFRKRPWLWIPPGMCILITVTAVNLIGDALRDALDPKMKK is encoded by the coding sequence ATGTCCTTGGAGGCAACATCAGTAGATATGAATACCCAAGTACCAGCGAAACCAGTTAAAGCCGATTCTCCGTGGAGAATTGCGGTTCGTCGATTTATCGGGAACAAACTGGCTTTTGGCGGACTTATCATCGTTATATTAATGTTTTTGATCTGTTTCTTAGGCCCATTATTTTCGCCCTACAATTTGTACGATTATAAATTAACAGACAAGAATTTGGCACCCAATGCTGCCCATTGGTTTGGAACAGACAAACTGGGAAGAGATATTTTATTGCGGACCATGCTTGCCGGCCGGATTTCCTTAACGGTAGGCTTGGTTGCAACGATTATTACAGTTTTGGTGGGAGCAACGCTTGGTGCGGTGGCAGGTTTCTATAAAGGTTTTGTAGATACCATCATCATGCGTATTGCGGATATTTTCTCTTCAATTCCGAGCGTGCCTATTTTGATTATTTTCGGTACGGTTCTGTCGGACTTGAAGGTAGACCCTGCTAACCGGATCTATTTCCTGATGTTAAGCATAGGTATTTTAAGCTGGATGGGTTTAGCCCGGCTTGTTCGAGGGCAAATCCTGACATTACGGGAGCAGGAGTTTATGCTGGCGACGGATGCTTTGGGGCTTAAAGATAACCGTAAAATTTTCCGTCACCTTCTGCCCAACACAATTCCGATTATTATCGTTTCTGCAACTTTGAGTGTAGCGGGCGCGATTCTTGCCGAATCTGCACTTAGTTTCTTGGGGATCGGCGTTATTCCTCCAACACCATCATGGGGAAATATGATCTCTGCGGCTAACAATCTGATTGATTTCCGTAAGAGACCTTGGCTGTGGATTCCGCCGGGCATGTGTATCTTGATCACTGTAACTGCGGTCAATCTGATTGGTGATGCCCTCCGTGATGCCCTTGACCCTAAAATGAAAAAGTAG